The following are from one region of the Halarcobacter sp. genome:
- the mobB gene encoding molybdopterin-guanine dinucleotide biosynthesis protein B: protein MKKEYKKLAIAFSGPSNSGKTTLVVKVSEILQKSGFKVSIVKHDPKDKATFDVPGKDSDKFSKTGADVAIVSPTRTTLFKQDSSSIDEIIELLGEFDYLLVEGLKNLPLPRISVFRNQLDENYFSVTNAIAFDETIDENQIPSNIDKLNLNNPEEIITWIENNAKRV, encoded by the coding sequence ATGAAGAAGGAATATAAAAAGTTAGCAATTGCATTTAGTGGACCATCTAATAGTGGAAAAACAACTTTAGTAGTAAAAGTATCGGAAATTTTACAAAAAAGTGGATTTAAGGTATCTATTGTTAAACATGACCCAAAAGATAAAGCAACTTTTGATGTACCAGGAAAAGATAGTGATAAGTTTTCTAAAACTGGTGCAGATGTTGCAATAGTAAGTCCTACAAGAACAACACTATTTAAGCAAGATAGTTCTTCTATTGATGAAATAATTGAGCTTTTAGGAGAATTTGATTATTTACTTGTTGAAGGGTTAAAAAATCTACCACTTCCTCGAATTTCTGTATTTAGAAATCAATTAGATGAAAACTATTTTTCTGTTACAAATGCTATTGCATTTGATGAAACAATTGATGAGAACCAAATACCATCAAATATTGATAAATTAAACTTAAATAATCCAGAAGAGATCATTACTTGGATTGAAAATAATGCAAAGAGAGTATAA
- a CDS encoding transglycosylase SLT domain-containing protein has translation MKKTLLSLFLAHFLCANDVTQPSSLQETAINELPTNELSFNYISNMKKGLKRDFYINEYLKTDISSNEAFGVLSLIDNMNNKLFFNFSDKFNHDETRAVAQCMKMDYKLLVDSYSDCIVNGLTLEKASKLNSLELNTVIKKVEDKYPLFTKKIKVLASPIPFTKLIVQNENLFYDIFLGVDTKFRENYFNYKIPKRTLKKIDKNTKFKELIKISLTNPNLNFLQTTFNDLEDIDRLDNESLFYFAFNSIVLKDYNKAYEYLLKARAKTEIKFFIDKIDFWIYLITKDKNILKNLSISKDFNFYSYYSNELLKNEIDFSTLDIIKIDQFDKLKSKYSLERIALLYTFAKVESNFDEDKISKQYDVGIFQLNPDLIKKITIQNSLSYDINSFFTLEKNIDYMNIYLDSLNFDKDKIFKSFLTYNNMNDQVAKIKSYNLNHPLSSYLNFELLDIKNKESFILWYVLYYNKLSEEKKKVTINTILETL, from the coding sequence ATGAAAAAAACTCTATTATCATTATTTTTAGCACATTTTTTATGTGCTAATGATGTTACTCAACCTTCATCTTTACAAGAAACAGCTATTAATGAGCTTCCAACTAACGAATTAAGTTTTAATTATATATCTAATATGAAAAAAGGTTTAAAAAGAGATTTTTATATTAATGAGTATTTAAAAACTGATATTTCTAGTAATGAAGCTTTTGGGGTATTGAGTTTAATTGATAATATGAATAATAAATTATTTTTTAATTTTTCTGATAAATTTAATCATGATGAGACAAGGGCTGTTGCCCAATGTATGAAAATGGATTACAAGTTACTTGTAGATAGTTATTCTGATTGTATAGTAAATGGTTTAACACTAGAAAAAGCATCAAAACTTAACTCTTTAGAGCTTAATACAGTTATTAAAAAAGTAGAAGATAAATATCCACTATTTACAAAAAAAATTAAAGTGTTAGCTTCTCCAATCCCTTTTACTAAGTTGATTGTACAAAATGAAAACCTTTTTTATGATATATTTTTAGGTGTTGATACTAAATTTAGAGAAAATTATTTTAATTATAAAATACCAAAAAGAACATTGAAAAAAATAGATAAGAATACTAAATTTAAAGAGTTAATAAAAATTTCATTAACAAATCCAAATTTAAATTTTTTACAAACAACATTTAATGATTTAGAAGATATTGATAGGTTAGATAATGAGTCATTGTTTTATTTTGCATTTAACTCAATTGTTTTAAAAGATTATAATAAGGCTTATGAATATCTTTTAAAGGCTAGAGCTAAAACAGAAATTAAATTTTTTATTGATAAAATAGATTTTTGGATATATCTAATTACAAAAGATAAAAATATATTAAAAAATTTATCAATAAGTAAGGATTTTAATTTTTATTCATATTATTCAAATGAATTACTTAAAAATGAAATAGATTTTTCAACTTTAGATATTATAAAAATTGATCAATTTGATAAGCTTAAAAGTAAATATTCACTTGAAAGAATAGCCCTACTTTATACCTTTGCAAAAGTTGAATCAAACTTTGATGAAGATAAAATTTCAAAGCAATATGATGTTGGAATATTTCAATTAAATCCAGATTTAATTAAAAAGATTACTATACAAAACAGTTTATCTTATGATATTAATAGTTTTTTTACACTAGAAAAAAATATTGATTATATGAATATATATCTAGATAGTTTAAATTTTGATAAGGATAAAATATTCAAAAGTTTCCTTACTTATAATAATATGAATGATCAAGTAGCTAAAATTAAATCTTACAATTTAAATCATCCTTTGAGTTCTTATCTAAATTTTGAACTATTGGATATAAAAAATAAAGAGAGTTTTATTCTTTGGTATGTGCTATATTATAATAAACTATCAGAAGAAAAAAAGAAAGTAACTATAAATACTATTTTAGAAACTTTATAG
- a CDS encoding YggT family protein, whose amino-acid sequence MIDAFLGSVFTVILAVISLYKWVIIISALLSWVRPDPYNPIVQMLYRLTEPAYAFVRRFIPTVVGGMDLAPLIVIFALIFLETFLGRLFMGM is encoded by the coding sequence ATGATAGATGCATTTTTAGGTTCGGTTTTTACAGTTATTTTAGCTGTAATCTCACTTTACAAGTGGGTGATTATTATTTCAGCTTTATTATCTTGGGTTAGACCAGATCCTTATAATCCAATTGTTCAAATGTTATATAGATTAACAGAACCAGCATATGCTTTTGTGAGAAGATTTATTCCTACAGTTGTTGGAGGAATGGATTTAGCACCTTTAATAGTTATTTTTGCATTAATTTTCCTAGAAACATTTTTAGGAAGACTTTTTATGGGAATGTAA
- the gltX gene encoding glutamate--tRNA ligase, translating into MLRFAVSTTKDLSVSNLRIALYNYMLSKKTGEELILRIEDIDKENSIEGKDKELIDLINLFSIEYASIIYQSENLKYYQKLAMQLMSQKKAFACFCSDEKIEELKQKAKEKGKIYSYDGFCETLSDETVLNCNAAFTVRIKKPEESISFNDELKGEIKFKPFEVDYFRILTHDKMPTYNYACAIDDMLYDISTIIRDEKFVPDTPRQIYLRESLNYDKEIKYIHLPKIENDVLVKDLIADGFLPSAIANYLLSLGTKPSKEVFELEEALEWFGINTFPTQSVTFDLEELKLLNKKHLELIDEMRLSKILGFADTDIGKLAKLFLSEVSTINEIKTNIEKIFSSKTTYDKNQEKFDKLKACIKKAPYFDTLDSFEAYISQETNLSKDEYINPLIYILTGRENGPDISDIYPLIKNYLGEIVK; encoded by the coding sequence TTGTTAAGATTTGCTGTAAGTACAACAAAAGATTTAAGTGTTTCTAACCTAAGAATTGCTTTATACAACTATATGTTATCAAAAAAAACTGGTGAAGAGCTGATTCTTAGAATTGAAGATATTGATAAAGAAAATAGTATTGAAGGGAAAGATAAAGAGCTTATTGATTTAATCAATCTTTTTTCAATTGAATATGCAAGTATAATTTATCAAAGTGAAAATTTGAAATATTATCAGAAACTTGCAATGCAATTAATGTCTCAAAAAAAAGCTTTTGCATGTTTTTGTTCAGATGAAAAAATAGAAGAATTAAAACAAAAAGCAAAAGAGAAAGGTAAAATATACAGTTATGATGGGTTTTGTGAAACTTTATCTGACGAAACAGTATTAAATTGTAATGCTGCTTTTACCGTTAGAATTAAAAAACCAGAAGAGAGTATAAGTTTTAATGATGAATTAAAGGGTGAAATCAAATTTAAACCTTTTGAAGTAGATTATTTTAGAATTTTAACACATGACAAAATGCCTACATATAATTATGCTTGTGCCATTGATGATATGCTTTATGATATCTCTACAATTATAAGAGATGAAAAATTTGTCCCTGATACACCAAGACAAATATATTTAAGAGAATCTTTAAATTATGATAAAGAGATTAAATATATACATCTACCAAAAATTGAAAATGATGTTTTAGTAAAAGATTTGATTGCAGATGGTTTTTTACCAAGTGCAATAGCAAATTATCTTTTATCTCTTGGAACTAAGCCTTCAAAAGAGGTATTTGAGTTAGAAGAGGCTTTAGAGTGGTTTGGTATAAATACTTTTCCAACACAAAGTGTTACTTTTGATTTAGAAGAATTAAAGCTTTTAAATAAAAAACATCTTGAACTTATAGATGAGATGAGACTTTCAAAAATATTAGGTTTTGCAGATACAGATATTGGTAAACTTGCTAAACTTTTTTTATCAGAAGTAAGTACAATAAATGAGATTAAAACAAATATCGAAAAAATATTTTCATCTAAAACTACATATGACAAAAATCAAGAGAAGTTTGATAAATTAAAAGCTTGTATTAAAAAAGCCCCTTATTTTGATACTTTAGATTCTTTTGAAGCTTATATATCTCAAGAAACTAATTTATCAAAAGATGAATATATTAATCCATTAATATATATTTTAACAGGAAGAGAAAATGGACCAGATATTTCTGATATTTATCCATTAATAAAAAATTATTTAGGAGAAATCGTAAAATGA
- a CDS encoding pitrilysin family protein codes for MGAIIKHINIKGIDVPVVFEQEKSLPILNLQLVFTNSGYMQDKKHSGLTSISAKLLNEGTKKLGSIKFAEKLENSAISLHTSNGFETFVIELSSLKDVHEKGLNLLSDLLKDPNYSNDVLEKIKTIQTGSLKRKENDFDYVASNNLNKIIFKNTPLENPSSGTIETISKIKLEDVKKQLKSNLDLNNLIIVVGGDFEYEEIIAKIKKSIKVLNAENKNKDIEIKTSAKPLTKEILKDTQQAYIYFGSPFEVNVKDKDTYMAKVASFILGGSGFGSRLMEEIRVKRGLAYSAYGYVSINKSYSYFTGYLQTKLESADEAKNLVQSLVEEFVKNGVTQEELDSAKKFLLGSEPLRTETLSQRLNRAFTLFYKGLDQNHNKKELEKIEKLKLEDLNTYIKSHKEINKLSFSIVRK; via the coding sequence ATGGGTGCTATAATAAAGCATATAAATATAAAAGGTATTGATGTTCCTGTTGTTTTTGAACAAGAAAAATCATTACCAATATTAAATTTACAATTAGTTTTTACAAACTCAGGGTATATGCAAGATAAAAAACATAGTGGACTTACTTCAATTAGTGCAAAACTACTTAATGAAGGTACAAAAAAATTAGGAAGTATTAAATTTGCAGAAAAATTGGAAAATTCTGCAATCTCTTTACATACGAGTAATGGTTTTGAGACATTTGTTATTGAGTTATCTTCTTTAAAAGATGTACACGAAAAAGGTTTAAATCTATTAAGTGATTTATTAAAAGATCCAAATTATAGTAATGATGTTTTAGAAAAGATTAAAACTATTCAAACAGGTTCATTAAAAAGAAAAGAAAATGATTTTGATTATGTTGCATCTAACAATTTAAATAAAATTATATTTAAAAACACACCTTTAGAAAACCCTTCTTCTGGTACTATTGAGACTATTTCAAAAATAAAACTTGAAGATGTTAAAAAGCAACTAAAAAGCAATTTAGATTTAAATAATCTAATAATTGTAGTTGGTGGTGATTTTGAATATGAAGAGATTATTGCAAAAATCAAAAAAAGTATTAAAGTTTTAAATGCTGAAAATAAAAATAAAGATATTGAGATTAAAACTTCAGCAAAACCTCTTACAAAAGAGATTCTAAAAGACACTCAACAAGCATATATCTATTTTGGTAGCCCTTTTGAGGTTAATGTAAAAGATAAAGATACTTATATGGCAAAAGTTGCATCTTTTATATTAGGTGGAAGTGGTTTTGGGTCTAGACTAATGGAAGAGATTAGAGTAAAAAGAGGATTAGCTTATTCTGCTTATGGTTATGTTTCTATTAATAAATCTTATTCTTATTTTACTGGATACTTACAAACAAAACTTGAAAGTGCAGATGAAGCAAAAAATTTAGTTCAATCTTTAGTTGAAGAGTTTGTTAAAAATGGTGTAACGCAAGAAGAGTTAGATTCTGCTAAAAAGTTTTTATTAGGTAGTGAACCTTTAAGAACAGAAACTCTTTCTCAAAGACTAAATAGAGCTTTTACACTTTTTTATAAAGGCTTAGATCAAAACCATAATAAAAAAGAGTTGGAAAAGATTGAAAAACTTAAATTAGAAGATTTAAATACATATATTAAATCGCATAAAGAGATAAATAAATTATCATTCTCGATAGTAAGGAAATAG
- a CDS encoding dehypoxanthine futalosine cyclase, whose translation MVKKIDIVNRRITNEEALDLIKNASLVELGKYATAKKKQLHPKGVTTFVVDRNINYTNVCWVDCKFCAFYRHGKDGDAYVLTYEEIDKKIEELLAIGGTQILMQGGVHPKLKIDYYEDLVEHIHTKFPQITLHSFSAIEICYIAKVSKISKLEVLQRLQAKGLSSIPGAGAEILSDRVRDVIAPRKIDSDEWIEVHKLAHSIGMKTTATMMFGTVETDEEIVEHWERIRKLQDETGGFRAFIMWSFQSANTKLKEEIPDLKPQSSNRYLRLLAVSRLYLDNFPNIQSSWVTQGSYIGQMALKFGANDLGSTMMEENVVAAAGATNCMNQDEMIQLIKDVDENPAKRNTAYEILERF comes from the coding sequence ATGGTAAAAAAAATAGATATAGTTAATAGAAGAATAACAAATGAAGAAGCCCTTGATTTAATCAAAAATGCTTCTTTAGTTGAGTTAGGTAAATATGCAACTGCGAAGAAAAAACAGTTGCATCCAAAAGGTGTAACAACGTTCGTTGTAGATAGAAATATCAATTATACAAATGTATGTTGGGTTGATTGTAAGTTTTGTGCATTTTATCGTCATGGAAAAGATGGTGATGCTTATGTATTAACTTATGAAGAGATTGATAAAAAAATAGAAGAACTTCTTGCAATAGGTGGAACTCAAATTCTTATGCAAGGTGGAGTTCATCCAAAACTTAAAATAGACTATTATGAAGATTTAGTTGAACATATTCACACTAAATTTCCACAAATCACCCTACACTCTTTTTCTGCAATTGAGATTTGTTATATTGCAAAAGTTTCAAAAATCTCTAAACTTGAAGTTTTACAAAGATTACAAGCAAAAGGTTTAAGTTCAATTCCAGGAGCTGGAGCTGAAATTTTATCTGATAGAGTAAGAGATGTAATTGCACCAAGAAAAATTGATAGTGATGAATGGATTGAGGTTCATAAATTAGCTCATTCAATTGGAATGAAAACAACTGCAACAATGATGTTTGGTACAGTTGAAACTGATGAAGAGATAGTTGAACATTGGGAAAGAATAAGAAAACTACAAGATGAAACAGGTGGATTTAGAGCCTTTATTATGTGGTCATTTCAAAGTGCAAACACAAAACTAAAAGAAGAGATTCCAGATTTAAAACCACAATCTTCAAATAGATATTTAAGATTGCTTGCAGTATCAAGATTATATTTAGATAATTTTCCTAATATACAAAGTTCTTGGGTGACTCAAGGAAGTTATATTGGTCAAATGGCACTTAAATTTGGTGCAAACGATTTAGGAAGTACAATGATGGAAGAGAATGTTGTAGCAGCAGCTGGCGCAACTAATTGTATGAATCAAGATGAGATGATACAATTGATTAAAGATGTAGATGAAAATCCTGCAAAAAGAAATACTGCTTATGAAATCTTAGAGAGGTTCTAA
- the bamA gene encoding outer membrane protein assembly factor BamA — MKKKSILLSIAFATILNAEGIKSVEYINLTKISPTVAKETFNLNEDEEISLAKINQAVKDFYKYGYFEDISVSNDNGVLKFFFKEKPSVANVDIFGYKSRETDLEILKKQIGLSKGTMYSTEKIKKAKEELLRELEKEGYINSVVEVEIENLNENAVSITFNVNKGDEIVIKKVNYFGAKSLSTGKFEKVTANKEEEFASWFFTQNDGELKADQLQYDGKRIQELYLENGYIDAKVEDPFLEVDFASNQADLDFYIDEGIQYTVNKIKIYIKSDIVKAKFLYSDLKLKEDRVFNIKKLRRDSDFIRTKIADLGYAFAKINYDVKKDEKNGTVDIVFNVVPGEKVYVRDVKITGNSRTLDRVIRRNVYLAPGDLFSQTDFTDTQNKLKRVGYFEDVRIEQKRVSKDQMDLVVKVKEAPTGNIILGGGYGSYDGIMINASLNERNIFGSGLGLSISAELSDKESDLAVKLINPAIRDSEYNGDIDIHNKTDEINNDAYDLDKDVKGFSIGLGKEVIRNLKVGARYRLDFIKENYEYSYLYNHIPVSQRYKDTDYVTSSITPYLSFDNTNDYYFPTSGFRANTSLEIAGLGGDSEYIKSSSSFKYFYSLEDRFNWDVVLRYKAQVNLLVDNGQINQGDSLYLGGTKSLRGFKSYAFGPDNDNGIAEEPYKRMAATSVEFSMPLIPDANMRWGLFYDYGMIGEDSFTDIKRSSTGALFEWVSPFGPLQLIFAQPIDDEPGDDTSSFEFALGSTF; from the coding sequence GTGAAAAAGAAGAGTATCTTATTATCAATAGCCTTCGCAACAATTTTGAATGCTGAAGGAATTAAGTCTGTAGAGTATATTAATTTAACAAAGATATCTCCTACTGTTGCAAAAGAAACTTTTAATCTTAACGAAGATGAAGAGATTAGTTTAGCAAAAATAAATCAAGCTGTAAAAGATTTTTATAAATATGGATATTTTGAAGATATTTCAGTAAGTAATGATAATGGTGTATTAAAGTTTTTTTTTAAAGAAAAACCTTCTGTAGCAAATGTTGATATTTTTGGATACAAGTCAAGAGAAACTGATCTTGAAATTTTAAAAAAACAAATTGGCCTTAGTAAAGGTACGATGTATTCGACTGAAAAAATTAAAAAAGCTAAAGAAGAGTTGTTAAGAGAGTTAGAAAAAGAAGGTTATATCAACTCTGTAGTAGAAGTTGAAATTGAAAATTTAAATGAAAATGCTGTTTCTATAACTTTTAATGTAAATAAAGGTGATGAAATAGTTATAAAAAAAGTTAACTATTTTGGTGCAAAAAGTTTAAGTACAGGAAAGTTTGAAAAAGTAACTGCAAATAAAGAAGAAGAGTTCGCTTCATGGTTTTTTACTCAAAATGATGGTGAGTTAAAAGCAGATCAATTACAATATGATGGAAAAAGAATTCAAGAATTATATTTAGAAAATGGGTATATTGATGCAAAAGTTGAAGATCCTTTTTTAGAAGTAGATTTTGCTTCAAATCAAGCAGATTTAGATTTTTATATTGATGAAGGTATACAATATACTGTTAATAAGATTAAGATATATATTAAATCTGACATAGTAAAAGCAAAATTTTTATATTCAGATTTAAAATTAAAAGAAGATAGAGTTTTTAATATAAAAAAACTTAGAAGAGACTCAGATTTTATACGAACTAAAATTGCAGACTTAGGTTATGCTTTTGCAAAAATTAATTATGATGTAAAAAAAGATGAAAAAAATGGTACTGTTGATATTGTTTTTAATGTTGTTCCTGGTGAAAAAGTATATGTTAGGGATGTTAAAATTACAGGAAATAGTAGAACTTTAGATAGAGTTATTAGAAGAAATGTATATTTAGCTCCAGGGGATCTTTTTTCTCAAACAGATTTTACTGATACTCAAAATAAACTAAAAAGAGTTGGTTATTTTGAAGATGTTAGGATTGAACAAAAAAGAGTTTCAAAAGATCAAATGGATTTAGTTGTAAAAGTAAAAGAAGCTCCTACAGGAAATATTATTTTAGGTGGGGGATATGGTTCTTACGATGGAATAATGATTAATGCATCTTTAAATGAAAGAAATATTTTTGGTTCAGGATTAGGATTATCTATTTCAGCTGAATTATCAGATAAAGAATCAGATTTAGCTGTTAAGTTAATAAATCCAGCAATTAGAGATAGTGAGTATAATGGTGATATCGATATTCATAATAAAACAGATGAGATTAATAATGATGCTTATGACTTGGATAAAGATGTAAAAGGTTTCTCTATTGGTTTAGGTAAAGAGGTAATTAGAAACTTAAAAGTTGGTGCAAGATATAGATTAGATTTTATTAAAGAGAATTATGAATATTCTTATTTATATAACCATATACCTGTAAGTCAAAGATATAAAGATACAGATTATGTTACAAGTTCTATTACACCTTACTTGAGTTTTGATAATACAAATGACTACTATTTCCCTACTTCTGGTTTTAGAGCAAATACATCACTTGAGATTGCTGGACTTGGTGGGGATTCAGAATATATTAAGAGTTCATCATCTTTTAAATATTTCTATTCTCTTGAAGATAGATTTAATTGGGATGTTGTATTAAGATATAAAGCACAAGTAAACTTATTAGTAGATAATGGTCAAATAAATCAAGGTGACTCTTTATATTTAGGTGGTACAAAATCATTAAGAGGATTTAAATCATATGCATTTGGTCCAGATAATGATAATGGTATAGCAGAGGAACCTTATAAAAGAATGGCAGCAACTTCAGTTGAATTTAGTATGCCTTTAATCCCTGACGCAAACATGAGATGGGGATTGTTTTATGATTATGGTATGATTGGTGAAGACAGTTTTACTGATATAAAAAGATCAAGTACAGGAGCACTATTTGAATGGGTTTCTCCTTTTGGTCCTTTACAGTTAATTTTTGCTCAACCAATTGATGATGAACCAGGTGATGATACTTCATCATTTGAATTTGCATTGGGGTCAACTTTCTAA
- a CDS encoding prephenate dehydrogenase → MNIGIIGLGLMGGSLAKALKKYFIAKKIYGYARSEKSKKEIEELNLVDELVDIKTLKEKCDLIILAIPVDNIISVLPELEDINKNTTIMDLGSTKEFIIENIPASIRKNFIAAHPMTGTEKSGPKAAIDDLYEGKTVVLCNLEDNENLHVNRAFRIFQEIGMRIVVMDANEHDIHACYMSHLPHAISFSLANTVMNSEDPKSIIALAAGGFKDMSRVAKSSPDMWTDIFKQNKKNLLDSMDEFAAQMKKVRDMIEEDNYSDMKEWMKKANSLHEIL, encoded by the coding sequence TTGAATATAGGTATTATTGGATTAGGTCTAATGGGAGGTTCATTAGCAAAAGCATTAAAAAAATATTTTATTGCAAAAAAAATCTATGGTTATGCAAGAAGTGAAAAATCAAAAAAAGAGATTGAAGAATTAAATTTAGTAGATGAATTAGTAGATATAAAAACATTAAAAGAAAAGTGTGATTTGATTATTTTAGCAATTCCAGTAGATAATATAATCTCTGTTCTTCCTGAATTAGAGGATATAAACAAAAATACAACTATTATGGATTTAGGCTCAACTAAAGAGTTTATTATTGAAAATATCCCTGCATCTATTAGAAAAAATTTTATTGCAGCACACCCTATGACAGGAACTGAAAAATCTGGACCAAAAGCAGCCATTGATGATTTATATGAGGGTAAAACTGTTGTTCTTTGTAACTTAGAAGATAATGAAAATCTTCATGTAAATAGAGCATTTAGAATATTCCAAGAAATTGGTATGAGAATTGTAGTAATGGATGCAAATGAACATGATATTCATGCTTGTTATATGTCTCACTTACCCCATGCAATATCTTTTTCTTTGGCAAATACAGTAATGAACTCTGAAGATCCAAAATCTATTATTGCTCTTGCAGCTGGGGGATTTAAAGATATGAGTAGGGTGGCTAAATCAAGTCCTGATATGTGGACAGATATTTTTAAACAAAATAAAAAGAATCTTTTAGATTCAATGGATGAGTTTGCAGCACAAATGAAAAAAGTTAGAGATATGATAGAAGAAGATAATTACTCAGATATGAAAGAGTGGATGAAAAAAGCAAATAGCTTACATGAGATACTTTAA
- the folP gene encoding dihydropteroate synthase, with amino-acid sequence MQTFKTKIMGVVNANEDSFFYKSRFQDKSAIEHIEKLINDGADIIDLGGVSSRPGSEAVSVEEELRRLKPILDLIYQQKLFEKATFSLDSYEPEVLRYALDCGFKIVNDITGLANDEVCKVSAEYNAQVVIMHMQSNPQDMQLNPTYEDVVKEVDSFFKQRVEKAKSFGIDDIVLDVGIGFGKNLEHNLLLLKNLEYFKHFGYELLIGASRKSMIDMVVSSTIEERLPGTLAIHSESITNGASIIRCHDVKEHYQAIKVQEAIKNINS; translated from the coding sequence ATGCAGACTTTTAAAACAAAAATTATGGGTGTTGTAAATGCAAATGAAGACTCATTTTTTTATAAAAGTAGATTTCAAGACAAAAGTGCAATTGAACATATAGAAAAACTTATTAATGATGGTGCTGACATTATTGATTTAGGCGGTGTTTCAAGCAGGCCTGGAAGTGAAGCTGTAAGTGTAGAAGAGGAATTAAGACGATTAAAACCGATTTTAGATTTAATCTATCAACAAAAACTTTTTGAAAAAGCAACTTTTTCTTTAGATTCTTATGAACCAGAAGTTTTAAGATACGCATTAGATTGTGGTTTTAAAATTGTAAATGATATTACAGGTTTAGCAAATGACGAAGTTTGTAAAGTAAGTGCCGAATATAATGCCCAAGTTGTGATAATGCATATGCAAAGTAACCCACAAGATATGCAGCTAAATCCTACTTATGAAGATGTTGTTAAAGAAGTAGATTCTTTTTTTAAACAAAGAGTAGAAAAAGCAAAAAGCTTTGGTATTGATGATATTGTTTTAGACGTTGGAATTGGTTTTGGTAAAAACCTTGAACACAACCTACTTTTATTAAAAAACTTAGAATATTTTAAACATTTTGGCTATGAGTTACTAATTGGAGCTAGTAGAAAATCTATGATTGATATGGTTGTTTCTTCAACTATAGAAGAAAGATTACCTGGGACTTTAGCTATTCATTCAGAATCTATTACTAATGGTGCTTCAATTATCAGGTGTCATGATGTAAAAGAGCATTATCAAGCAATAAAAGTTCAAGAAGCTATAAAAAATATAAATAGCTAA
- a CDS encoding DNA polymerase III subunit delta', with the protein MIDKKIEASQILVVSDLDETLNTLLPHYSKHNVRIIRNEQKDEFLLAQAHTAVKEAYISSNEKKYIFLVGKTFRSEAQNSLLKVLEEPPRNIVFIIITNSKSSILPTIFSRIPHKFYKSKSTRSEIDLDIVNLDLKDVYSFLKENQRITKNDAKILIESIMFKINSKKIELNHKELELFSKSIKLLELNSRPINILTSILLMLLNRKKRL; encoded by the coding sequence ATGATTGATAAAAAGATCGAAGCCTCTCAAATTTTAGTAGTTAGTGATTTAGATGAAACTTTAAATACTCTTTTACCTCACTATTCCAAGCATAATGTTAGAATAATTAGAAATGAACAAAAAGATGAATTTCTTTTAGCTCAGGCTCATACAGCAGTAAAAGAGGCTTATATCTCATCTAATGAAAAAAAATATATTTTTTTAGTTGGAAAAACATTTAGAAGTGAAGCACAAAATTCATTATTAAAAGTTTTAGAAGAACCACCAAGAAATATTGTATTTATTATAATTACTAATTCTAAATCTTCAATCTTGCCAACAATCTTTTCAAGAATTCCTCATAAGTTTTATAAATCAAAATCTACTAGAAGTGAGATAGATTTAGATATTGTTAATCTTGATTTAAAAGATGTATATAGTTTCTTAAAAGAGAATCAAAGAATTACTAAAAATGATGCTAAAATCTTAATTGAATCAATAATGTTTAAAATAAACTCAAAAAAGATTGAATTAAATCATAAAGAGCTTGAACTTTTTTCAAAATCAATAAAACTATTAGAATTAAACTCTAGACCAATTAACATCTTAACTTCAATACTATTAATGTTGTTAAACAGGAAAAAAAGGTTATAG